The proteins below come from a single Mugil cephalus isolate CIBA_MC_2020 chromosome 7, CIBA_Mcephalus_1.1, whole genome shotgun sequence genomic window:
- the pgap6 gene encoding post-GPI attachment to proteins factor 6: MEACFLRGLVFVVLAAWTLGDDGQVTFVSELSSKLPQKLSKYGWYGNVRLQRFHIPEQTVMARWLFSVTKGHSFHCGQHNVTIHLRWGAPPVINPIGLAFPNSTFWSPFLSLTLPVTSQNSTTFNLSNPAPGDWFVAAHLPEDDGRIEQKGFPSCSYFFQPQLSVRRAVDTPVLQQGKFLTQTTAPDKPARLKVYVPEFASSLTISVTGCSSDEGVEGNCPLVLRLGSASLQHSQVAGNCSETGCSATLSNPPWDTWLRVVVESSQVNRTVTFSIVSNYTVGCKPESVGLKADDDLNKLRSIRTSIGSSLVVADAVAPSNQSEALLASLSASACVWSIPVLTEELDVLSLRFTPVSGPNISVTNTHPTLLTYPLQASVTGGTLNLQLTLNTTNGTMGNSSSVVACFSPWAPVLQLNNSQPCRTDLFGGYGVAVNASAPKAQVRLPFPQATTWYLTLQLICNSDNCGNTSVVSVVPDVFISACVDDCGTYGDCRLLRSYSYMYTACVCKAGWKGWGCTDDSAALSYRRQLTATLLLTLSNLLFLPAIVVAVKRCFITEASVYLFTMFFSTFYHACDQPGVAVMCIMDYDTLQYCDFLGSVCSIWVTILCMARIRDTFKYTLFMLGALLIAMSMQLDRKGLWNMLGPVLCVILIMVTSWVYRGVRRRHCYPPSWQRWVFYLIPGILCALIGVCLYVFAETEDNYYYIHSLWHILVAGCVVLLLPPREKERESFGWSRGWRWTWTWSWRPQVCGYTLCHSSKEELYTVT; encoded by the exons ATGGACAGGTGACATTTGTATCTGAGCTCTCGTCCAAACTTCCTCAGAAGCTGTCAAAGTATGGTTGGTATGGTAACGTGAGGCTGCAGAGGTTCCACATACCGGAGCAGACTGTCATGGCTCGCTGGCTGTTCTCTGTGACGAAGGGCCACAGCTTCCACTGTGGGCAACACAACGTCACCAT TCATTTACGATGGGGTGCCCCTCCAGTCATAAACCCAATAGGGTTGGCGTTTCCCAATTCAACATTTTGGAGTCCCTTTTTGTCTCTGACTTTGCCGGTAACGTCACAGAACTCCACGACTTTTAACCTCTCCAACCCTGCACCAGGTGATTGGTTCGTTGCTGCTCACTTGCCTGAGGACGACGGGCGCATAGAGCAGAAG gGCTTTCCGTCCTGCTCCTATTTCTTCCAGCCTCAGCTGTCGGTCAGGAGAGCGGTGGATACACCCGTTTTACAGCAGGGCAAATTCCTCACACAGACCACAGCTCCTGACAAACCTGCACGCCTTAA agtGTACGTTCCAGAGTTTGCCTCCTCTCTCACGATCTCCGTGACGGGCTGTTCGTCAGATGAGGGAGTGGAGGGGAACTGTCCACTGGTCCTGAGGCTCGGCTCGGCTTCTCTGCAGCACAGTCAAGTTGCAGGGAACTGCTCTGAGACCGGTTGCTCAGCAACTCTCTCTAATCCACCCTGGGACACCTGGTTGCGAGTCGTCGTGGAGAGCAGCCAAGTTAACCGTACTGTGACCTTCAGCATTGTCTCAAACTACACAG TGGGATGTAAGCCAGAAAGCGTAGGCCTTAAAGCAGATGATGACCTGAACAAGCTCCGCAGCATCAGGACCTCCATAGGCAGCAGCCTGGTGGTTGCAGACGCAGTCGCCCCTAGCAACCAATCAGAAGCCCTGCTAGCGTCGCTGTCGGCATCGGCTTGCGTGTGGAGCATCCCCGTGCTCACCGAGGAGCTGGATGTTCTCTCACTCCGGTTCACCCCCGTCAGTGGACCCAACATCAGcgttacaaacacacaccccaCACTACTCACCTACCCCCTGCAGGCTTCAGTCACAGGTGGCACGCTCAACCTGCAGCTCACACTCAACACT ACTAATGGAACCATGGGGAACAGCAGCAGCGTGGTCGCCTGTTTCTCTCCCTGGGCTCCAGTCCTTCAACTCAACAACTCTCAGCCCTGTCGCACAG ATTTGTTTGGAGGATACGGCGTCGCTGTGAACGCCAGTGCTCCCAAAGCCCAGGTCAGGCTTCCTTTTCCTCAGGCTACAACGTGGTACCTCACCCTGCAGCTCATATGCAACAG CGACAACTGTGGCAATACATCTGTGGTGTCTGTGGTCCCAGACGTGTTTATCAGTGCCTGTGTGGATGACTGCGGGACATACGGCGACTGCAGACTGCTGAGGTCCTACTCCTACATGTACACTGCTTGTGTCTGCAAGGCTG gctggAAGGGTTGGGGCTGCACCGACGATTCAGCAGCTCTGTCGTACAGGCGGCAGTTGACGGCAACTCTGTTGCTCACGCTCAGCAACCTGTTATTCCTGCCTGCCATCGTGGTGGCCGTCAAACGCTGCTTCATCACTGAGGCGTCCGTCTACCTCTTCACCATGTTCTTCTCCACG TTCTACCATGCGTGTGACCAGCCCGGCGTAGCTGTAATGTGTATAATGGACTATGATACCCTCCAGTACTGTGACTTCCTGGGCTCGGTGTGTTCCATCTGGGTCACCATCCTGTGCATGGCTCGCATCAGAGACACGTTCAAATAT actcTATTCATGCTCGGGGCTCTGCTGATTGCCATGTCGATGCAACTGGACCGTAAAGGCCTGTGGAACATGCTGGGCCCCGTCCTCTGTGTCATACTGATCATGGTCACTTCCTGG GTGTACCGAGGGGTGCGCCGACGCCATTGTTACCCTCCCTCTTGGCAACGCTGGGTCTTCTACCTGATCCCCGGCATACTGTGCGCCCTAATCGGCGTCTGTCTGTACGTGTTCGCTGAGACGGAGGACAACTACTACTACATACACTCGCTGTGGCACATCCTGGTGGCCGGCTgcgtggtgctgctgctgccccccagggagaaggagagggagtcGTTCGGCTGGAGCAGGGGCTGGCGCTGGACCTGGACTTGGAGCTGGAGACCCCAGGTTTGTGGTTATACACTCTGCCACAGCAGCAAGGAAGAACTCTACACTGTCACGTAG